One part of the Methylobacterium mesophilicum SR1.6/6 genome encodes these proteins:
- a CDS encoding ABC transporter permease yields MNEVARPGESEVVPAPMPGAQPLVLRPDEGAPPPLTPAGRRGLSPLNRRRLDNFRRNRLGFWSFLIFAGLFVLSLFAEFIANDRPILLSYKGEWLVPVLVDYPEEKFGGFLAVTDYRSPEIRKEIAENGWALWPPIRFSYDTINEDLPTPSPSPPTWMLSDAQCRPVAEKLGGATCADIPWHWLGTDNTTRDVLARVIYGFRISVLFGLILAAVSSVIGVIAGAVQGYFGGWVDLAFQRFIEVWGGIPTLYLIIIISAFIAPGFFVLLGIMLLFSWVALVSVVRAEFLRARNFEYVRAARALGLSNIRIMAVHLLPNAMVATLTFLPFILNGSITTLTSLDFLGFGLPPGSPSLGELLAQGKDNLTAPWLGLTGFLVIAVMLSLLVFAGEAVRDAFDPRKTFA; encoded by the coding sequence ATGAACGAGGTCGCCCGCCCCGGCGAGAGCGAGGTCGTGCCGGCGCCGATGCCCGGTGCCCAGCCGCTCGTGCTGCGCCCGGACGAGGGGGCGCCCCCGCCCCTGACCCCGGCGGGACGCCGCGGGCTGTCGCCGCTCAACCGGCGCCGGCTCGACAATTTCCGCCGCAACCGCCTCGGCTTCTGGTCGTTCCTGATCTTCGCCGGGTTGTTCGTCCTCAGCCTGTTCGCCGAGTTCATCGCCAACGACCGCCCGATCCTCCTGTCCTACAAGGGCGAGTGGCTGGTCCCCGTGCTGGTGGACTATCCGGAGGAGAAGTTCGGCGGCTTCCTCGCGGTGACCGATTACCGCTCCCCCGAGATCCGGAAGGAGATCGCCGAGAACGGATGGGCCCTCTGGCCGCCGATCCGGTTCTCCTACGACACGATCAACGAGGACCTGCCGACCCCCTCCCCCTCCCCGCCGACCTGGATGCTGTCGGACGCGCAGTGTCGGCCCGTGGCGGAAAAGCTCGGCGGCGCGACCTGCGCCGACATCCCCTGGCACTGGCTCGGCACCGACAACACCACCCGGGACGTGCTGGCGCGGGTGATCTACGGCTTCCGCATCTCGGTGCTGTTCGGCCTGATCCTGGCCGCGGTCTCGTCGGTCATCGGCGTGATCGCGGGGGCCGTGCAGGGCTATTTCGGCGGCTGGGTCGATCTCGCCTTCCAGCGCTTCATCGAGGTCTGGGGCGGCATCCCGACCCTCTACCTGATCATCATCATCTCGGCCTTCATCGCCCCGGGCTTCTTCGTGCTGCTCGGGATCATGCTGCTGTTCTCCTGGGTGGCGCTGGTGAGCGTCGTGCGCGCCGAATTCCTGCGGGCGCGCAACTTCGAGTATGTCAGGGCCGCCCGGGCGCTCGGCCTGTCGAACATCCGCATCATGGCGGTGCACCTGCTGCCGAACGCCATGGTGGCGACGCTGACCTTCCTGCCGTTCATCCTGAACGGTTCGATCACCACGCTGACCTCGCTGGACTTCCTGGGCTTCGGCCTGCCGCCGGGCTCGCCGTCCCTCGGCGAATTGCTCGCCCAGGGCAAGGACAACCTGACCGCGCCCTGGCTCGGGCTGACCGGCTTCCTGGTCATCGCCGTGATGCTGAGCCTGCTGGTCTTCGCCGGCGAGGCGGTGCGCGACGCGTTCGACCCGCGCAAGACCTTCGCCTGA
- a CDS encoding DUF4112 domain-containing protein: protein MDFTQAARAGRFSRAETFAETFPGDARAAHRPPFLSADLGREASLARLETLAHLMDTAFIIPGINRRVGLDAVIGLVPVIGDVAGMVISSFIVYEAKRLGAPRWLLARMGLNVAFDGLIGAVPVAGDLFDAAFKANRRNVRLLRRWMERSGGLRPAEIDGTATRLEG, encoded by the coding sequence ATGGACTTCACCCAGGCTGCCCGGGCCGGGCGTTTCTCCCGTGCCGAGACCTTCGCCGAGACCTTCCCGGGCGACGCCCGCGCGGCCCATCGGCCACCCTTCCTGTCGGCGGATCTCGGCCGCGAGGCGAGCCTCGCCCGGCTGGAGACGCTGGCCCACCTGATGGACACGGCCTTCATCATCCCGGGCATCAACCGCCGGGTCGGCCTCGACGCGGTGATCGGCCTCGTGCCGGTGATCGGCGACGTGGCCGGCATGGTGATCTCGTCCTTCATCGTCTACGAGGCCAAGCGCCTCGGGGCGCCGCGCTGGCTGCTGGCCCGGATGGGGCTGAACGTGGCCTTCGACGGGCTGATCGGCGCGGTGCCGGTGGCGGGCGACCTGTTCGACGCCGCCTTCAAGGCCAACCGCCGCAACGTCCGCCTGCTGCGCCGCTGGATGGAGCGCAGCGGCGGCCTGCGCCCCGCCGAGATCGACGGCACCGCGACCCGGCTCGAGGGCTGA
- a CDS encoding aminotransferase, with product MNPVFDALPTTVFETMSRLARVHGAINLGQGFPDDPGPEDVRERGARALRDGWNQYPPMMGLPALREAVAAHYALHQGLSVDPETEVMVTSGATEALAGALLALIEPGDEVVLFAPMYDAYLPLVRRAGGVPRVVALKPPAFRLDEDALAEAFGDRTRVVVLNNPLNPSATLMAPDDLDLLARYCRRFDVTALCDEVWEHVVFDGARHQPLMARPGMRERTVKIGSAGKIFSLTGWKVGFVMADARLMRGLAKAHQFLTFTTPPNLQEAVAYGLGKPAPWFEAMRAGYARSRDRLAGGLRDLGFAVLPAQATWFLNIDIAGLGYADDAAFCEALVTRHGVAAIPVSAFYPDAAVRNLVRLCFAKADATLDAALDRMGGLPGRPA from the coding sequence ATGAACCCGGTCTTCGATGCCCTGCCGACGACGGTGTTCGAGACCATGTCGCGGCTGGCGCGGGTCCACGGCGCGATCAATCTCGGCCAGGGTTTCCCGGACGATCCCGGCCCGGAGGACGTGCGCGAGCGCGGCGCCCGGGCTCTGCGCGACGGCTGGAACCAGTATCCGCCGATGATGGGGCTGCCGGCCCTGCGGGAGGCGGTCGCCGCCCACTACGCCCTGCATCAGGGGCTCAGCGTCGATCCCGAGACCGAGGTGATGGTGACGTCCGGCGCCACCGAGGCGCTGGCCGGCGCGCTCCTGGCGCTGATCGAGCCCGGCGACGAGGTCGTGCTGTTCGCCCCCATGTATGACGCCTACCTGCCGCTGGTCCGCCGGGCGGGGGGCGTGCCGCGGGTCGTGGCCCTGAAGCCGCCGGCTTTCCGCCTGGACGAGGACGCGCTGGCGGAGGCGTTCGGGGACCGCACCCGGGTCGTGGTGCTGAACAATCCCCTCAACCCGAGCGCCACCCTGATGGCGCCGGACGACCTCGACCTGCTCGCCCGCTACTGCCGGCGTTTCGACGTGACCGCCCTCTGCGACGAGGTCTGGGAGCACGTGGTCTTCGACGGCGCCCGTCACCAGCCGCTGATGGCGCGGCCCGGGATGCGCGAGCGGACGGTGAAGATCGGCTCGGCGGGCAAGATCTTCTCGCTCACCGGCTGGAAGGTCGGCTTCGTGATGGCCGATGCCCGGCTGATGCGCGGCCTCGCCAAGGCGCACCAGTTCCTGACCTTCACCACGCCCCCGAACCTCCAGGAGGCCGTGGCCTACGGGCTGGGCAAGCCGGCCCCGTGGTTCGAGGCGATGCGGGCGGGCTACGCGCGGTCCCGCGACCGGCTGGCCGGGGGCCTGCGCGACCTCGGCTTCGCGGTGCTGCCGGCCCAGGCGACGTGGTTCCTCAACATCGACATCGCGGGTCTCGGCTACGCCGACGACGCGGCGTTCTGCGAGGCGCTCGTCACCCGGCACGGCGTCGCGGCGATCCCCGTGAGCGCCTTCTATCCGGACGCCGCGGTGCGCAACCTCGTCCGGCTCTGCTTCGCCAAGGCCGACGCCACCCTGGATGCGGCGCTCGACCGCATGGGCGGGCTCCCCGGGAGGCCGGCATGA
- a CDS encoding MdtA/MuxA family multidrug efflux RND transporter periplasmic adaptor subunit: MNESSPIRTDTARAYQPGEAPVRDVRRRRFRPIRWLVILVLLAGAGAIGHRWYEARTDKGAEPATAHRTGGRGGRHGGADMPQAVGIASVTTGDMPVVLQGLGTVTPLATVTVKSQISGYLTQVQFREGQMVKAGDELARIDSRPYEALLAQYQGQLARDQALLQNSKLDLQRYQTLNRQDSISKQNVDTQGALVKQNEGTVAADQALVDQQKLNIAYTHIVSPVDGRVGLRQVDQGNYISAASTAIVVVTQLHPISVVFTLPEDDVARVMRQVRAGTKLTVRAYDRGDAHEIATGRLDTVDNQIDTTTGTVKLRALFDNADEELFPNQFVNAKLTVDTVRGATLVPNSSLLQGTPGTYVYLMDGDSKVTVRPIKTGETDGTHTVVVSGLNPGDRVVTDGTDRLKDGAPVRITEGAQADAGKAAEAKPDGKGEVQPGAADSQGAAEGGRRHRRRQAQ; the protein is encoded by the coding sequence ATGAACGAGAGTTCACCGATCCGGACCGACACGGCCCGCGCCTACCAGCCGGGCGAGGCGCCGGTGCGCGACGTCCGGCGGCGGCGGTTCCGGCCGATCCGCTGGCTGGTCATCCTCGTGCTGCTCGCGGGCGCCGGGGCGATCGGCCACCGCTGGTACGAGGCGCGCACCGACAAGGGCGCGGAGCCCGCCACGGCCCACCGGACCGGCGGCCGCGGCGGCCGGCACGGCGGCGCCGACATGCCGCAGGCGGTGGGCATCGCGTCGGTCACGACCGGCGACATGCCGGTGGTGCTGCAGGGCCTCGGCACGGTGACGCCGCTCGCCACCGTGACGGTGAAGTCGCAGATCAGCGGCTATCTCACGCAGGTGCAGTTCCGCGAGGGCCAGATGGTCAAGGCGGGCGACGAGCTGGCCCGGATCGATTCCCGGCCCTACGAGGCCCTGCTCGCCCAGTACCAGGGCCAGCTCGCCCGCGACCAGGCACTCTTGCAGAACTCGAAGCTCGACCTCCAGCGCTACCAGACGCTGAACCGGCAGGATTCGATCTCGAAGCAGAACGTCGACACGCAAGGAGCGCTGGTGAAGCAGAACGAGGGCACGGTCGCGGCCGACCAGGCGCTCGTGGACCAGCAGAAGCTCAACATCGCCTACACGCACATCGTCTCGCCCGTGGACGGGCGGGTCGGCCTGCGTCAGGTCGACCAGGGCAACTACATCTCGGCCGCCTCCACGGCGATCGTGGTGGTGACCCAGCTTCACCCGATCTCGGTGGTGTTCACCCTGCCGGAGGACGACGTCGCGCGGGTGATGCGGCAGGTCCGGGCGGGCACGAAGTTGACGGTGCGGGCCTACGACCGCGGCGACGCCCACGAGATCGCCACCGGCCGTCTCGACACGGTCGACAACCAGATCGACACGACCACCGGTACGGTGAAGCTGCGCGCCCTGTTCGACAATGCCGACGAGGAGCTGTTCCCGAACCAGTTCGTCAACGCCAAGCTCACCGTCGACACGGTGCGGGGCGCGACGCTGGTGCCGAATTCCAGCCTGCTCCAGGGCACGCCCGGCACCTACGTCTACCTGATGGACGGGGACAGCAAGGTCACGGTCCGGCCGATCAAGACCGGCGAGACCGACGGGACCCACACGGTGGTGGTCTCCGGGCTGAACCCCGGCGACCGGGTCGTCACGGACGGCACCGACCGGCTGAAGGACGGCGCACCGGTGCGGATCACCGAGGGCGCGCAGGCGGATGCCGGCAAGGCCGCTGAGGCGAAGCCGGACGGCAAGGGCGAGGTGCAGCCCGGCGCGGCAGATTCCCAAGGGGCAGCGGAGGGCGGTCGTCGGCACCGGCGCCGTCAGGCGCAGTGA